In one Gossypium hirsutum isolate 1008001.06 chromosome D09, Gossypium_hirsutum_v2.1, whole genome shotgun sequence genomic region, the following are encoded:
- the LOC107892293 gene encoding peptidyl-prolyl cis-trans isomerase, chloroplastic isoform X2 yields MVAIISCNSYYPLAASKWINPTLPTKASTFLTTPKYNSHKHVQCQLQNGQKGRPFSLKECAISIILAAELITGIPSLDAYAANPPLPDLSVLISGPPIKDPGALLRYALPINNKAVREVQKPLEDISESLKIAGVKALDSVERNVRQASRALKQGKTLIISGLAEAKKDRGAELLDKLEVGMEELQRTVEDRNRDAVAPKQKELLQYIGDVEEDMVDGFPYEVPEEYKNMPLLKGRAAVDMKVKVKDNPNLEECVFRIVLDGYNAPVTAGNFVDLVQRHFYDGMEIQRVDGFVVQTGDPDGPAEGFIDPSTEKTRTIPLEIMVDGEKGPVYEATLEELGLYKAQTKLPFNAFGTMAMAREEFENNSASSQIFWLLKESELTPSNANILDGRYAVFGYVTENEDFLADVKVGDVIESIKLVSGLDNLVNPSYKIAG; encoded by the exons ATGGTTGCTATTATCTCTTGTAACTCTTACTATCCTTTAGCTGCCTCTAAATGGATTAACCCAACACTCCCCACTAAAGCTTCAACCTTTCTAACAACTCCCAAATATAATTCCCACAAGCATGTTCAGTGTCAGCTTCAGAATGGGCAG AAAGGGAGGCCATTTTCCCTGAAGGAATGTGCAATCTCCATTATTTTGGCAGCTGAGTTAATAACTGGAATCCCATCACTTGATGCATATGCAGCTAATCCTCCATTGCCAGATTTATCTGTTTTAATCTCTGGGCCTCCAATAAAAGACCCTGGAGCTTTGTTGAGATATGCATTGCCAATTAACAATAAAGCTGTTAGAGAAGTGCAAAAACCACTTGAAGATATATCCGAGTCTCTCAAGATTGCCGGTGTCAAGGCACTCGATTCCGTCGAGAGA AATGTGAGGCAAGCATCTCGAGCTCTTAAGCAAGGGAAAACGTTAATTATCTCGGGATTAGCCGAAGCAAAGAAGGACCGTGGAGCAGAATTGCTTGACAAGCTGGAAGTCGGGATGGAGGAACTACAACGGACCGTGGAGGATCGGAATAGAGATGCGGTGGCACCTAAACAGAAGGAGCTGCTTCAATATATTGGAGA TGTTGAAGAAGATATGGTAGATGGCTTCCCATATGAAGTACCGGAAGAATATAAGAATATGCCGCTTTTGAAGGGGAGAGCAGCTGTGGATATGAAGGTCAAAGTCAAAGACAACCCGAATCTAGAGGAGTGTGTGTTCCGTATTGTTCTCGATGGGTATAATGCCCCGGTAACAGCTGGGAATTTTGTTGACCTCGTCCAAAGGCACTTCTATGATGGCATGGAAATTCAGAGAG TGGATGGGTTTGTTGTTCAAACCGGAGATCCTGATGGTCCTGCAGAGGGCTTTATTGATCCTAGTACCGAGAAAACTCGGACAATACCATTAGAAATCATGGTTGATGGAGAGAAAGGACCCGTATATGAAGCAACACTGGAG GAGCTTGGTCTGTACAAGGCTCAAACAAAGCTCCCTTTCAATGCTTTCGGAACCATGGCAATGGCTCGAGAA GAGTTTGAGAATAACTCTGCCTCAAGCCAGATATTCTGGCTATTGAAAGAAAGTGAACTAACACCGAGTAATGCCAATATATTGGATGGTCGATATGCTGTGTTCGGATACGTGACTGAAAATGAGGATTTTTTGGCAGACGTCAAGGTCGGTGATGTTATTGAATCAATTAAACTTGTTTCCGGCCTAGACAATCTAGTCAATCCAAGCTACAAGATTGCTGGTTAG
- the LOC107892764 gene encoding lamin-like protein: protein MVSFCIRSEPDQNVVEVNKTDYDESCSADHPLHNWTAGTGRDVDSITISLAAKDSATVARCSTSAPLNEKSALCSIFYSGQLVLPAAFAIAALWEAFVPIW, encoded by the exons ATGGTGAG TTTTTGTATACGATCGGAACCAGACCAGAATGTGGTAGAGGTGAACAAGACAGACTACGACGAGTCATGCAGTGCTGATCATCCTCTTCACAACTGGACAGCTGGAACTGGAAGGGATGTGGACTCGATTACTATTTCATTAGCGGCAAAGGATTCTGCTACGGTGGCTCGGTGTTCAACATCTGCTCCATTGAACGAAAAGAGCGCACTGTGTTCCATCTTCTATAGCGGCCAACTTGTTTTACCAGCTGCTTTCGCCATCGCTGCACTGTGGGAGGCATTCGTTCCAATCTGGTAG
- the LOC107892293 gene encoding peptidyl-prolyl cis-trans isomerase, chloroplastic isoform X1, with the protein MVAIISCNSYYPLAASKWINPTLPTKASTFLTTPKYNSHKHVQCQLQNGQQKGRPFSLKECAISIILAAELITGIPSLDAYAANPPLPDLSVLISGPPIKDPGALLRYALPINNKAVREVQKPLEDISESLKIAGVKALDSVERNVRQASRALKQGKTLIISGLAEAKKDRGAELLDKLEVGMEELQRTVEDRNRDAVAPKQKELLQYIGDVEEDMVDGFPYEVPEEYKNMPLLKGRAAVDMKVKVKDNPNLEECVFRIVLDGYNAPVTAGNFVDLVQRHFYDGMEIQRVDGFVVQTGDPDGPAEGFIDPSTEKTRTIPLEIMVDGEKGPVYEATLEELGLYKAQTKLPFNAFGTMAMAREEFENNSASSQIFWLLKESELTPSNANILDGRYAVFGYVTENEDFLADVKVGDVIESIKLVSGLDNLVNPSYKIAG; encoded by the exons ATGGTTGCTATTATCTCTTGTAACTCTTACTATCCTTTAGCTGCCTCTAAATGGATTAACCCAACACTCCCCACTAAAGCTTCAACCTTTCTAACAACTCCCAAATATAATTCCCACAAGCATGTTCAGTGTCAGCTTCAGAATGGGCAG caGAAAGGGAGGCCATTTTCCCTGAAGGAATGTGCAATCTCCATTATTTTGGCAGCTGAGTTAATAACTGGAATCCCATCACTTGATGCATATGCAGCTAATCCTCCATTGCCAGATTTATCTGTTTTAATCTCTGGGCCTCCAATAAAAGACCCTGGAGCTTTGTTGAGATATGCATTGCCAATTAACAATAAAGCTGTTAGAGAAGTGCAAAAACCACTTGAAGATATATCCGAGTCTCTCAAGATTGCCGGTGTCAAGGCACTCGATTCCGTCGAGAGA AATGTGAGGCAAGCATCTCGAGCTCTTAAGCAAGGGAAAACGTTAATTATCTCGGGATTAGCCGAAGCAAAGAAGGACCGTGGAGCAGAATTGCTTGACAAGCTGGAAGTCGGGATGGAGGAACTACAACGGACCGTGGAGGATCGGAATAGAGATGCGGTGGCACCTAAACAGAAGGAGCTGCTTCAATATATTGGAGA TGTTGAAGAAGATATGGTAGATGGCTTCCCATATGAAGTACCGGAAGAATATAAGAATATGCCGCTTTTGAAGGGGAGAGCAGCTGTGGATATGAAGGTCAAAGTCAAAGACAACCCGAATCTAGAGGAGTGTGTGTTCCGTATTGTTCTCGATGGGTATAATGCCCCGGTAACAGCTGGGAATTTTGTTGACCTCGTCCAAAGGCACTTCTATGATGGCATGGAAATTCAGAGAG TGGATGGGTTTGTTGTTCAAACCGGAGATCCTGATGGTCCTGCAGAGGGCTTTATTGATCCTAGTACCGAGAAAACTCGGACAATACCATTAGAAATCATGGTTGATGGAGAGAAAGGACCCGTATATGAAGCAACACTGGAG GAGCTTGGTCTGTACAAGGCTCAAACAAAGCTCCCTTTCAATGCTTTCGGAACCATGGCAATGGCTCGAGAA GAGTTTGAGAATAACTCTGCCTCAAGCCAGATATTCTGGCTATTGAAAGAAAGTGAACTAACACCGAGTAATGCCAATATATTGGATGGTCGATATGCTGTGTTCGGATACGTGACTGAAAATGAGGATTTTTTGGCAGACGTCAAGGTCGGTGATGTTATTGAATCAATTAAACTTGTTTCCGGCCTAGACAATCTAGTCAATCCAAGCTACAAGATTGCTGGTTAG
- the LOC107892292 gene encoding LOW QUALITY PROTEIN: protein farnesyltransferase subunit beta (The sequence of the model RefSeq protein was modified relative to this genomic sequence to represent the inferred CDS: inserted 1 base in 1 codon), giving the protein MESFRSLTVTQRDQILVEQQVFDIFKTFYNLPPSSQSFMLELQREXHVEYLTKGLTGLGPSFCVLDANRPWICYWILHSIALLDEFVDPELEDNTIDFLSRCQGPNGGYAGGPGQMPHLATTYAAVNSLVTLGGDKALSSINREKLYMFLRQMKDASGGFRMHDGGEIDVRACYTAISVASLLNILDDELVQNVGNYILSCQTYEGGISGEPGSEAHGGYTFCGLATMILINEVDRLDLSSLTDWVVFRQGVEGGFQGRTNKLVDGCYSFWQGGIFALLKRLNSTKRVKPIPLGDGEGSGEESPQTTASSDAAGEEGLNEDLSLGGSHSEIGDQHNTSSQVNVIDIDHNHSKGHANVEPLFNSLALQQYILLCSQELNGGLRDKPGKSRDHYHTCYCLSGLSVCQRSWLEDEDSPPLPRAVLGPYSNLLEPIHPLYNVVLDRYWGAHEFFTKS; this is encoded by the exons ATGGAATCGTTCAGGAGTTTAACCGTAACTCAGCGGGATCAGATATTGGTTGAGCAACAAGTCTTCGACATATTCAAAACGTTCTACAACCTGCCTCCGAGTTCTCAATCCTTCAT GTTGGAGCTTCAACGAG ATCATGTGGAGTACTTAACGAAAGGATTAACAGGGCTCGGTCCTTCTTTCTGCGTATTAGATGCCAA TCGTCCTTGGATTTGTTATTGGATACTTCATTCGATTGCTTTACTGGACGAGTTTGTAGATCCTGAATTGGAAGATAATACTATTGATTTTCTTAGTCGTTGTCAG GGTCCTAATGGTGGTTATGCTGGTGGACCTGGACAG ATGCCTCACCTTGCAACAACATATGCTGCAGTCAATTCACTTGTTACTTTGGGTGGTGACAAAGCATTGTCATCAATTAATAG AGAAAAACTATACATGTTTTTGCGGCAAATGAAAGATGCCAGTGGGGGATTCAG AATGCATGACGGTGGAGAAATTGATGTTCGAGCATGTTATACAGCCATCTCA GTTGCAAGTCTCCTGAATATTTTGGATGATGAACTTGTTCAAAATGTTGGAAATTACATCTTAAG TTGCCAGACTTACGAAGGTGGCATTTCTGGGGAACCTGGTTCTGAAGCTCATGGGGG GTACACCTTTTGTGGGTTGGCGACAATGATTTTAATCAATGAGGTCGATCGTCTGGATCTGTCTAGCTTAACT GATTGGGTTGTTTTCCGACAAGGAGTGGAGGGGGGATTTCAGGGCAGAACTAATAAACTGGTTGACGGTTGTTACTCATTCTGGCag GGAGGAATTTTTGCATTactaaaaagattaaattctacTAAACGAGTAAAACCAATACCATTGGGAGATGGAGAAGGTAGTGGTGAAGAAAGTCCGCAAACCACCGCTTCATCAGATGCAGCTGGAGAAGAAGGTTTGAATGAGGATTTATCTCTGGGTGGCAGTCATTCTGAGATTGGAG ATCAGCACAATACCTCATCTCAAGTTAATGTTATCGATATTGATCATAATCATAGCAAGGGGCATGCAAATGTGGAACCTCTTTTCAACAGCTTGGCCCTGCAGCAATACATTCTTTTATGCTCACAG GAGCTGAATGGTGGACTGAGAGACAAACCTGGTAAGTCTAGAGACCATTATCATACATGTTACTGTTTAAGCGGCCTTTCTGTGTGTCAACGTAGCTGGTTGGAAGACGAAGATTCTCCACCCTTGCCTCGTGCTGTATTAGGTCCGTATTCAAATCTTCTGGAACCCATTCACCCCCTATATAATGTTGTATTAGATCGTTACTGGGGAGCACACGAGTTTTTTACCAAGTCTTAA